One region of Aeromicrobium sp. Sec7.5 genomic DNA includes:
- a CDS encoding ATP-binding cassette domain-containing protein, whose translation MSDMIRATGLVKRYKNTTALAGLDLVVPEGTVLGLLGPNGAGKTTAVRILATLLRPDEGSAQVAGVDVLADPMGVRSRIGLSGQYAAVDEHLTGFENLEMVGRLYGMSRKQASSRARDLLERFDLVDAGDRPSKTYSGGMRRRLDLAGALVAEPPVLILDEPTTGLDPRSRQQMWAVIRDLVSDGTTLLLTTQYLEEADLLADDIVVIDQGKAIARGTADELKSRTGGERIEVVVADVARLDDAARALAGVAQGEVQADPARRSVTGAVDDDGAGRLMQVLQALRDDGVELLDVGLRRPTLDDVFLTLTGRAAEDDAPASETETEVRS comes from the coding sequence ATGTCCGACATGATCCGCGCGACCGGGCTGGTCAAGCGCTACAAGAACACCACCGCACTGGCGGGGCTCGACCTCGTGGTGCCCGAGGGCACCGTCCTGGGGCTGCTCGGTCCCAACGGGGCCGGCAAGACCACCGCGGTGCGCATCCTCGCCACGCTGCTGCGTCCTGACGAGGGCTCCGCACAGGTCGCGGGCGTCGACGTGCTGGCCGATCCCATGGGGGTCCGATCCCGCATCGGCCTGTCCGGCCAGTACGCGGCGGTCGACGAGCACCTCACGGGTTTCGAGAACCTCGAGATGGTCGGTCGTCTCTACGGCATGAGCCGCAAGCAGGCCTCCTCCCGGGCGCGTGACCTGCTCGAGCGCTTCGACCTGGTCGACGCCGGCGACCGCCCGTCCAAGACCTACTCCGGCGGCATGCGCCGTCGCCTCGACCTGGCAGGAGCGCTGGTGGCCGAACCGCCCGTGCTGATCCTCGACGAGCCCACCACGGGACTCGACCCGCGCAGCCGTCAGCAGATGTGGGCCGTCATCCGCGACCTCGTGTCCGACGGCACCACGCTGCTGCTCACGACGCAGTACCTCGAAGAGGCCGACCTGCTCGCCGACGACATCGTGGTCATCGACCAGGGCAAGGCCATCGCCCGCGGCACGGCCGACGAGCTGAAGTCCCGCACGGGGGGCGAGCGGATCGAGGTCGTCGTGGCCGACGTCGCCCGCCTCGACGACGCGGCGCGTGCCCTGGCCGGCGTCGCCCAGGGCGAGGTCCAGGCCGACCCGGCGCGACGCTCCGTCACGGGCGCGGTCGACGACGACGGGGCCGGCCGGCTCATGCAGGTGCTGCAGGCCCTGCGCGACGACGGCGTCGAGCTGCTCGACGTCGGGCTCCGGCGACCCACCCTCGACGACGTGTTCCTCACCCTGACGGGCCGCGCCGCCGAGGACGACGCGCCCGCATCCGAGACCGAGACGGAGGTCCGCTCATGA
- a CDS encoding signal peptidase II, with protein MQAARGTTLNAEAPGGHKARGRLLIGFGAGVLAAWALDQATKVWAVARLEGQDPIRVVPDVLELRFLRNPGAAFGLGTSMTVLLTIIAIGVAVVVVRLAPRLQDGVWRLALGLLLAGTTGNLTDRLLREPEPLRGHVVDFIDYGGLFVGNVADIYLTAAAILILVQSWRGIGLDGRRDLDRPETGKHERTEPGGEHRAGPDGPDDIAEHPDGGH; from the coding sequence GTGCAAGCAGCGCGAGGAACGACGCTGAACGCTGAGGCTCCCGGGGGCCACAAGGCCCGCGGCCGGCTCCTGATCGGGTTCGGTGCCGGAGTCCTCGCGGCGTGGGCGCTCGACCAGGCCACCAAGGTCTGGGCGGTCGCGCGACTGGAGGGCCAGGACCCGATCCGGGTCGTGCCCGACGTCCTCGAGCTGCGGTTCCTGCGCAATCCCGGGGCCGCGTTCGGCCTCGGCACCTCGATGACGGTGCTGCTGACGATCATCGCGATCGGTGTGGCCGTGGTCGTCGTCCGGCTGGCGCCGCGCCTGCAGGACGGCGTGTGGCGCCTGGCGCTCGGACTCCTGCTCGCCGGCACGACCGGCAACCTGACCGACCGCCTCCTGCGCGAGCCGGAGCCGCTGCGGGGCCACGTCGTCGACTTCATCGACTACGGCGGCCTGTTCGTGGGCAATGTCGCCGACATCTACCTGACCGCCGCGGCGATCCTGATCCTGGTGCAGTCGTGGCGCGGCATCGGCCTTGACGGCCGCCGTGACCTCGACCGTCCCGAGACCGGCAAGCACGAGCGCACCGAGCCGGGCGGGGAGCATCGTGCGGGCCCCGACGGCCCCGACGACATCGCCGAGCACCCCGACGGGGGACACTAG
- a CDS encoding RluA family pseudouridine synthase, which translates to MSDLRVIAVPEGLEGERVDVALARLLGLSRSRAAELVADGHVLLDGNPPAKSERVLAGAMLEATIPSVVPVRVEAIPVDDLKIVHDDDDLVIVDKPVGVAAHPGVGWNGPTVLGALAARGYRISTSGAPERQGIVHRLDVGTSGLMAVAKSEHAYSVMKQYFRDRVVDKTYHALVQGHPDPHTGTIDAPIARHPKHDFKFTVRDGGRASVTHYDTLEAHRYASLLTIKLETGRTHQIRVHLSALKHPCVGDPLYGADPTLSSRVGLERQWLHAVGLGFVHPRTGLAVDYESTYPDDLQKALDLIRSLD; encoded by the coding sequence GTGAGTGACCTCCGCGTGATCGCCGTCCCCGAAGGACTCGAGGGCGAACGGGTCGACGTCGCGCTCGCCCGCCTGCTCGGGCTGTCCCGTTCGCGGGCCGCCGAGCTCGTGGCCGACGGGCACGTGCTGCTCGACGGCAACCCGCCGGCCAAGTCCGAGCGCGTCCTCGCCGGAGCCATGTTGGAGGCCACGATCCCGTCGGTCGTTCCCGTGCGGGTCGAGGCGATCCCGGTCGACGACCTGAAGATCGTGCACGACGACGACGACCTCGTGATCGTCGACAAGCCGGTCGGCGTCGCGGCCCACCCCGGCGTCGGCTGGAACGGACCCACGGTGCTCGGCGCGCTCGCCGCCCGCGGGTACCGGATCTCCACCTCGGGCGCACCCGAGCGCCAGGGCATCGTGCACCGGCTCGACGTGGGCACGAGCGGTCTGATGGCCGTGGCCAAGTCCGAGCACGCGTACTCCGTCATGAAGCAGTACTTCCGCGATCGCGTCGTCGACAAGACGTACCACGCGCTCGTGCAGGGACACCCCGATCCGCACACCGGCACGATCGACGCACCCATCGCCCGCCACCCCAAGCACGACTTCAAGTTCACGGTGCGCGACGGTGGCCGGGCGAGCGTCACGCACTACGACACGCTCGAGGCCCACCGGTACGCCTCGTTGCTGACGATCAAGCTCGAGACGGGGCGCACGCACCAGATCCGCGTGCACCTGAGCGCCCTGAAGCACCCGTGCGTCGGCGACCCGCTCTACGGCGCAGACCCGACGCTCTCGTCACGCGTCGGTCTCGAGCGCCAGTGGCTGCACGCCGTCGGCCTCGGTTTCGTGCACCCCCGCACGGGCCTGGCCGTCGACTACGAGTCGACCTACCCCGATGACCTCCAGAAGGCGCTCGACCTGATCCGCTCGCTCGACTGA
- a CDS encoding TraR/DksA family transcriptional regulator has protein sequence MPKSTLLVRSDEDPWSESELAEVKSELEADLGRLRDELEQTARDLADLLDDGSDGAGNDQADVGSKGLERDAELSLRANQQELLFQTEKALGRLADGSYGQCESCGEAIGKNRLMAFPRATLCIPCKQREERR, from the coding sequence ATGCCGAAGTCGACGCTCCTCGTCCGCAGCGACGAGGACCCCTGGTCCGAGAGTGAGCTGGCGGAGGTCAAGTCCGAGCTGGAGGCTGATCTCGGCCGCTTGCGAGACGAGCTCGAGCAGACGGCCCGCGACCTCGCGGACCTGCTCGACGACGGCTCGGACGGTGCCGGCAACGACCAGGCCGACGTCGGCTCGAAGGGTCTGGAGCGCGACGCCGAGCTGTCGCTGCGCGCCAACCAGCAGGAGCTCCTGTTCCAGACCGAGAAGGCCCTCGGTCGGCTCGCCGACGGCAGCTACGGCCAGTGCGAGTCGTGCGGCGAGGCGATCGGCAAGAACCGTTTGATGGCCTTCCCCCGCGCGACCTTGTGCATCCCGTGCAAGCAGCGCGAGGAACGACGCTGA
- a CDS encoding ABC transporter permease, with amino-acid sequence MSATRTSPLRVATDGWVVAKRNVIKIKRVPEILVFVLLSPIMFVLLFAYVFGGAIDAGAGLDYKEFLVGGIFAQTVVFGATFTGAGLAEDMQKGIIDRFRSLPMSRSAVLVGRTTSDIIYNVLSLIIMALTGLLVGWRIREGVLDALAAFALLILFAYAISWIMGYIGLLVPSVEVINNASFLVIMPLTFVSNAFVPLESFPSGLRTVVEWNPVSAVTQAVRELFGNTSAAVPVPDAWSIQNPVLYTLIWVVLILVVFVPLSVRQYRIASSR; translated from the coding sequence ATGAGCGCCACCCGCACCAGCCCCCTGCGCGTCGCCACCGACGGCTGGGTCGTCGCCAAGCGCAACGTCATCAAGATCAAGCGGGTCCCGGAGATCCTGGTCTTCGTCCTGCTGTCGCCGATCATGTTCGTGCTGCTGTTCGCGTACGTCTTCGGCGGTGCCATCGACGCCGGCGCCGGGCTCGACTACAAGGAGTTCCTCGTCGGCGGCATCTTCGCCCAGACGGTCGTCTTCGGTGCCACCTTCACCGGCGCTGGTCTGGCCGAGGACATGCAGAAGGGCATCATCGACCGGTTCCGGTCCCTCCCGATGTCGCGCTCGGCGGTCCTGGTGGGTCGCACCACGAGCGACATCATCTACAACGTGCTGTCGCTCATCATCATGGCGCTCACGGGCCTGCTGGTCGGGTGGCGCATCCGCGAGGGCGTCCTCGATGCGCTCGCGGCGTTCGCGCTGCTCATCCTGTTCGCCTACGCCATCAGCTGGATCATGGGCTACATCGGCCTGCTGGTGCCGAGCGTCGAGGTCATCAACAACGCGTCGTTCCTGGTCATCATGCCGCTGACCTTCGTCTCGAACGCCTTCGTGCCGCTGGAGTCGTTCCCGAGCGGGCTTCGCACCGTCGTGGAGTGGAATCCCGTCTCGGCGGTCACGCAGGCCGTCCGCGAGCTGTTCGGCAACACGTCGGCCGCCGTCCCGGTGCCCGATGCCTGGTCGATCCAGAACCCCGTGCTCTACACGTTGATCTGGGTGGTCCTCATCCTCGTGGTGTTCGTGCCGTTGTCGGTGCGCCAGTACCGCATCGCCAGCAGCCGCTGA
- a CDS encoding pyridoxal phosphate-dependent aminotransferase → MSLVRQSEKLRDVLYDIRGPVSARAAQLESEGHRILKLNIGNPQPFGFDAPAEILQDVIAGLPGSAGYSDSRGIQSARRAVVHHYQLTPDFPPLDIDQVWIGNGVSELIQIALQALLNNGDEVLIPIPDYPLWTAVTNLAGGTPVHYRCDEDNEWNPDLDDLEAKITDRTRAIVVINPNNPTGAVYSQQTLERIAELARRHDLVLMADEIYDKILYGDAVHHAMAGIAPDVLTLTFNGLSKAYRVCGYRAGWLAVTGPLERARDYLEGITLLASMRLCPNVPAQNAIQVALGGYQSIRELILPGGRLLEQRDTAVTELRKIPGVTVVEPRGALYVFPRLDPEMYPIKDDQQFALDLLESEKILLTQGTGFNWPDPDHLRIVTLPWSRDLAEAIGRMGEFLSTYRQA, encoded by the coding sequence ATGAGCTTGGTACGGCAGTCCGAGAAGCTGAGAGACGTCCTCTACGACATCCGGGGACCCGTCAGCGCCCGAGCCGCCCAGCTGGAGTCCGAGGGCCATCGCATCCTCAAGCTCAACATCGGCAACCCCCAGCCGTTCGGCTTCGACGCGCCGGCCGAGATCCTGCAGGACGTCATCGCCGGGCTGCCCGGCTCTGCCGGTTACTCCGACTCCCGCGGCATCCAGTCCGCGCGTCGCGCGGTGGTGCACCACTACCAGCTCACTCCCGACTTCCCGCCGCTCGACATCGACCAGGTCTGGATCGGCAACGGCGTCTCCGAGCTGATCCAGATCGCGCTGCAGGCGCTGCTGAACAACGGCGACGAGGTCCTGATCCCGATCCCGGACTACCCGCTCTGGACCGCGGTCACGAACCTCGCCGGCGGCACCCCCGTGCACTACCGGTGCGACGAGGACAACGAGTGGAACCCCGACCTCGACGACCTCGAGGCGAAGATCACCGACCGCACGCGGGCGATCGTCGTGATCAACCCCAACAACCCCACGGGCGCGGTCTACTCCCAGCAGACCCTCGAACGCATCGCCGAGCTGGCACGCCGGCACGATCTCGTGCTGATGGCCGACGAGATCTACGACAAGATCCTCTACGGCGACGCCGTGCACCACGCGATGGCCGGCATCGCTCCCGACGTGCTCACGCTGACCTTCAACGGTCTGTCGAAGGCGTACCGGGTGTGCGGCTACCGAGCCGGATGGCTGGCGGTCACGGGTCCGCTCGAGCGGGCCCGCGACTACCTGGAGGGCATCACTCTGCTGGCGTCGATGCGCCTGTGTCCGAACGTGCCCGCCCAGAATGCGATCCAGGTCGCGCTCGGCGGCTACCAGTCGATCCGGGAGCTGATCCTGCCCGGGGGGCGGCTGCTGGAGCAGCGCGACACCGCCGTCACGGAGCTGCGCAAGATCCCGGGTGTCACGGTCGTCGAGCCCCGGGGGGCGCTGTACGTGTTCCCGCGACTCGACCCCGAGATGTATCCGATCAAGGACGATCAGCAGTTCGCGCTCGACCTGCTGGAGTCGGAGAAGATCCTGCTCACCCAGGGCACCGGCTTCAACTGGCCCGACCCCGACCACCTGCGGATCGTCACGCTGCCGTGGTCGCGCGACCTCGCCGAGGCGATCGGTCGGATGGGGGAGTTCCTGTCGACCTATCGGCAGGCCTAG
- the dnaE gene encoding DNA polymerase III subunit alpha, whose product MSSDSSFVHLHVHTEYSMLDGASLLDGLFERTAGLGMPAIAMTDHGNLHGAYDFWSKARQHGVKPIIGLEAYLTPGTHRSERRRVRWGKGNSEEEGGNDVSGGGSYTHMTMLATSTEGMHNLFRMSSLSSLEGYYFKPRADRELLNRYGKGLIATTGCPSGEIQTRLRLRQYDEARAAAAEFQDIFGKENFFLELMDHGLSIEKVVRDDLLRLGKELGIPPVATNDSHYNNPEDADAQEALLCVNSGSRLSEPTYAQGGKRFAFDGGGYYIKSAQEMRSLWEDSYGMKEACDNTLLIAERCDMEFTESNGGYMAKADVPPGHDEESWFVEEVWRGIEARYPGDALTDAVRARVDMELDVIKTKGYCGYYLVVADFINWSKENGIRVGPGRGSGAGSIAAYALRITDLCPLTHGLIFERFLNPERPSMPDFDIDFDERRRGEVINYVSRKYGSERVAQIATFGRIKSKQAIKDATRVLSYDFPLGEKITKALPADIMGKGVPLGDLFNDQHPRYNDAKEFREMHAQDAEVRTIYDTAIGLEGQIRQWGVHAAGVIMSSEPLIDIVPIMRRDQDGAIITQFDYPMCEALGLVKMDFLGLRNLTVLDDALENVRLNRGVEVVLEDLTFDDPATYELLSRGDTLGVFQLDGGPMRALLRSMRPDKFEDISAVGALYRPGPMGADSHNKYARRKNGREPIEPIHPELEKPLETVLGETYGLIVYQEQVMEIAQVLAGFSLGQADNLRRAMGKKKKSELDKQYAGFQAGMLERGYAQQAITALWEILLPFSDYAFNKAHSAAYGVISYWTAYLKANFPAEYMAALLTSVRGDKDKSAIYLSECRRLGIQVLPPDVNESQANFASVGTDIRFGLTAIRNVGENVVGGIIEAREEKGAYTDFADFLDKVPLTVCNKRVLDSLIKAGAFDSMKHGRRALVTIAEEAVDQHLDLKRNAAIGQDSLFGGVDDDGGGGVSITIPPVPEWDKTQLLAFERDMLGLYVSDHPLLGLEHVLQASRDVSIVDLVTDTERPDGSMVKLCGLVTGVQRRLSKKGDTWASITLEDLEGSVEVMVFPAAYALAADLLRADQVVAVKARVRRKDEGLDLMATEVTMPAMSVGGSEAPIAVTMPVARCTADMIARFKQVLAAHPGASEVHLRLVSSSGTRVMRLDRAYRVTQSSSLIADLKELLGPNCLA is encoded by the coding sequence ATGTCGAGCGACTCGTCCTTCGTGCACCTGCACGTCCACACCGAGTACTCGATGCTCGACGGAGCCTCGCTCCTGGACGGCCTGTTCGAGCGCACGGCCGGTCTCGGGATGCCCGCCATCGCGATGACCGACCACGGCAACCTGCACGGCGCGTACGACTTCTGGTCCAAGGCGCGCCAGCACGGCGTCAAGCCCATCATCGGCCTCGAGGCGTACCTGACCCCGGGCACCCACCGCTCCGAGCGACGCCGCGTCCGCTGGGGCAAGGGCAACTCCGAGGAGGAGGGCGGCAACGACGTCTCCGGCGGCGGCTCGTACACGCACATGACGATGCTCGCCACCAGCACCGAGGGCATGCACAACCTGTTCCGCATGTCATCGCTGTCGAGCCTGGAGGGCTACTACTTCAAGCCCCGCGCCGACCGCGAGCTCCTCAACCGCTACGGCAAGGGCCTGATCGCCACCACGGGTTGTCCGTCCGGCGAGATCCAGACCCGGCTGCGCCTGCGGCAGTACGACGAGGCCCGCGCAGCGGCCGCCGAGTTCCAGGACATCTTCGGCAAGGAGAACTTCTTCCTCGAGCTTATGGACCACGGCCTCTCGATCGAGAAGGTCGTGCGCGACGACCTGCTGCGGCTGGGCAAGGAGCTCGGCATCCCGCCGGTCGCCACCAACGACTCGCACTACAACAACCCCGAGGACGCCGACGCCCAGGAGGCGCTGCTCTGCGTCAACTCGGGCAGCCGGCTCTCCGAGCCCACGTACGCCCAGGGCGGCAAGCGCTTCGCCTTCGACGGGGGCGGCTACTACATCAAGTCGGCCCAGGAGATGCGCTCGCTGTGGGAGGACTCCTACGGCATGAAGGAGGCCTGCGACAACACGCTCCTGATCGCCGAGCGCTGTGACATGGAGTTCACCGAGTCCAACGGCGGCTACATGGCCAAGGCCGACGTGCCGCCCGGCCACGACGAGGAGAGCTGGTTCGTCGAGGAGGTCTGGCGCGGCATCGAGGCCCGCTATCCCGGCGACGCCCTCACCGACGCCGTCCGCGCCCGGGTCGACATGGAGCTCGACGTCATCAAGACCAAGGGCTACTGCGGCTACTACCTCGTGGTCGCCGACTTCATCAACTGGTCCAAGGAGAACGGCATCCGGGTGGGCCCGGGTCGTGGGTCCGGTGCCGGCTCGATCGCCGCCTACGCCCTGCGCATCACCGACCTGTGCCCGCTCACGCACGGCCTGATCTTCGAGCGGTTCCTCAATCCCGAGCGTCCGTCGATGCCCGACTTCGACATCGACTTCGACGAGCGTCGTCGCGGCGAGGTCATCAACTACGTCTCGCGCAAGTACGGCTCCGAGCGCGTGGCCCAGATCGCCACGTTCGGCCGCATCAAGTCCAAGCAGGCCATCAAGGACGCCACGCGCGTGCTGTCGTACGACTTCCCGCTCGGGGAGAAGATCACCAAGGCGCTGCCCGCCGACATCATGGGCAAGGGCGTGCCGCTCGGCGACCTCTTCAACGACCAGCACCCGCGGTACAACGACGCCAAGGAGTTCCGGGAGATGCACGCCCAGGACGCCGAGGTCCGCACGATCTACGACACCGCGATCGGGCTCGAGGGCCAGATCCGGCAGTGGGGCGTGCACGCGGCCGGCGTCATCATGAGCAGCGAGCCGCTCATCGACATCGTGCCGATCATGCGGCGCGACCAGGACGGCGCGATCATCACGCAGTTCGACTACCCGATGTGCGAGGCGCTCGGGCTGGTCAAGATGGACTTCCTGGGTCTGCGCAACCTCACGGTGCTCGACGACGCGCTCGAGAACGTCCGGCTCAACCGCGGCGTCGAGGTCGTCCTCGAGGACCTCACGTTCGACGACCCGGCCACCTACGAGCTGCTGTCGCGCGGCGACACGCTCGGGGTGTTCCAGCTCGACGGCGGGCCCATGCGTGCCCTGCTGCGCAGCATGCGCCCTGACAAGTTCGAGGACATCTCGGCCGTCGGCGCGCTGTACCGGCCCGGCCCCATGGGTGCCGACTCGCACAACAAGTACGCCCGGCGCAAGAATGGCCGCGAGCCCATCGAGCCCATCCACCCCGAGCTCGAGAAGCCGCTCGAGACCGTGCTGGGCGAGACCTACGGCCTGATCGTGTACCAGGAGCAGGTCATGGAGATCGCCCAGGTGCTGGCGGGATTCAGCCTCGGCCAGGCCGACAACCTGCGCCGGGCGATGGGCAAGAAGAAGAAGTCCGAGCTCGACAAGCAGTACGCCGGCTTCCAGGCCGGGATGCTCGAGCGTGGCTACGCCCAGCAGGCCATCACGGCCCTGTGGGAGATCCTGCTGCCGTTCTCCGACTACGCCTTCAACAAGGCCCACTCGGCCGCCTACGGGGTCATCAGCTACTGGACCGCCTACCTCAAGGCCAACTTCCCGGCCGAGTACATGGCAGCGCTGCTCACGAGCGTGCGGGGCGACAAGGACAAGTCCGCCATCTACCTCAGCGAGTGCCGGCGCCTCGGCATCCAGGTGCTGCCGCCCGACGTCAACGAGTCGCAGGCCAACTTCGCCTCGGTCGGCACCGACATCCGCTTCGGCCTCACCGCGATCCGCAACGTCGGCGAGAACGTGGTCGGCGGCATCATCGAGGCTCGCGAGGAGAAGGGCGCGTACACCGACTTCGCCGACTTCCTCGACAAGGTCCCGCTCACGGTGTGCAACAAGCGGGTCCTCGACTCGCTCATCAAGGCGGGTGCCTTCGACTCCATGAAGCACGGCCGCCGCGCGCTCGTCACGATCGCCGAGGAGGCGGTCGACCAGCACCTCGACCTCAAGCGCAACGCCGCGATCGGCCAGGACTCCCTCTTCGGCGGGGTCGACGACGACGGTGGTGGCGGGGTGTCGATCACGATCCCGCCCGTGCCGGAGTGGGACAAGACCCAGCTGCTCGCCTTCGAGCGCGACATGCTCGGCCTCTACGTCTCCGACCATCCCCTGCTGGGTCTCGAGCACGTCCTGCAGGCCAGTCGCGACGTCTCGATCGTCGACCTGGTCACCGACACCGAGCGCCCCGACGGCTCGATGGTCAAGCTGTGCGGCCTCGTCACCGGGGTGCAGCGCCGCCTGTCCAAGAAGGGCGACACCTGGGCGTCCATCACGCTGGAGGACCTCGAGGGCTCGGTCGAGGTCATGGTGTTCCCGGCCGCCTACGCCCTGGCGGCCGACCTGCTGCGGGCCGATCAGGTGGTCGCCGTCAAGGCGCGGGTCCGCCGCAAGGACGAAGGCCTCGACCTCATGGCCACCGAGGTCACGATGCCGGCCATGAGCGTCGGCGGCAGCGAGGCGCCGATCGCCGTCACCATGCCAGTGGCACGCTGTACCGCAGACATGATTGCGCGCTTCAAGCAGGTGCTCGCCGCCCATCCCGGGGCCAGCGAGGTCCACCTCAGACTCGTCAGCTCCTCGGGCACCCGCGTCATGCGTCTGGACCGGGCGTACCGCGTGACCCAGTCGTCGTCGCTCATCGCCGACCTCAAAGAGCTCCTCGGCCCGAACTGCCTCGCATGA
- a CDS encoding benzoate/H(+) symporter BenE family transporter: MSDARPPAIDSAGVRAPIVAGLVAALVGFTSSFAVVIAGLRAVGATPAQAASGLLALCLVFGLVMLGLATWTRLPLSFAWSTPGAALLVSTGTVDGGWAAAVGAFAVTGVLLALTGLVPALGRLIGRIPVPLAQAMLGGVLLQLCLAPFVAVADSPALIAPILLVWLVATRWLPTWAVPIAFVVALGVMATDLATSDAAVPRADLVPTLSWTTPAFTVAAVIGIAVPLTVVTMASQNIPGVAVMASYGYRVPWTPSMVAAGAGTAIVAPFGGHAMNLAALSAALTAGDGAGAKDRRWIAAATAGVAYLVLAPASAALVALTASAAPGIVESVAGLALLAAFAAAMRGALDDTEHRTSSAVAFLVAASGITIGGVGGAFWALVLGLAVRWTIERPRPDAAADPADPADPA; this comes from the coding sequence GTGTCCGACGCGCGACCTCCAGCCATCGACTCCGCGGGCGTGCGCGCACCGATCGTGGCTGGTCTGGTCGCGGCGCTCGTCGGATTCACGTCCTCGTTCGCGGTCGTCATCGCGGGTCTGCGGGCCGTCGGCGCGACTCCGGCCCAGGCGGCGAGCGGACTGCTGGCCCTCTGCCTGGTCTTCGGGCTCGTGATGCTGGGGCTCGCCACCTGGACGCGGCTCCCACTGTCGTTCGCCTGGTCCACACCGGGGGCCGCGCTGCTGGTCAGCACGGGCACCGTCGACGGTGGATGGGCCGCTGCGGTGGGAGCCTTCGCCGTCACGGGGGTGCTCCTGGCGCTGACCGGTCTCGTGCCTGCCCTCGGTCGGCTCATCGGTCGCATCCCCGTCCCGCTGGCCCAGGCGATGCTGGGCGGGGTGCTGCTGCAGCTGTGCCTCGCGCCGTTCGTGGCCGTGGCCGACTCCCCCGCCCTGATCGCGCCGATCCTGCTCGTGTGGCTGGTGGCCACGCGGTGGTTGCCGACGTGGGCGGTGCCGATCGCGTTCGTCGTCGCCCTCGGCGTCATGGCGACCGACCTCGCGACGAGCGACGCCGCCGTGCCGCGTGCCGATCTCGTGCCGACCTTGAGCTGGACGACGCCGGCCTTCACCGTCGCGGCCGTGATCGGCATCGCGGTGCCGCTGACCGTCGTGACGATGGCGTCGCAGAACATCCCCGGAGTCGCCGTCATGGCGTCGTACGGCTATCGCGTCCCGTGGACCCCGAGCATGGTGGCCGCCGGAGCCGGCACCGCGATCGTCGCCCCGTTCGGCGGGCACGCGATGAACCTCGCCGCACTGTCGGCCGCTCTCACGGCCGGCGACGGAGCCGGCGCGAAGGACCGCCGCTGGATCGCCGCAGCCACGGCCGGCGTGGCCTATCTCGTCCTGGCTCCGGCCTCCGCGGCGCTCGTGGCGCTGACCGCATCGGCCGCGCCCGGCATCGTCGAGTCCGTCGCGGGGCTCGCGCTGCTGGCGGCGTTCGCGGCGGCGATGCGCGGTGCGCTCGACGACACGGAGCACCGGACCAGCTCGGCGGTCGCCTTCCTGGTGGCCGCGTCCGGCATCACGATCGGCGGCGTCGGCGGCGCGTTCTGGGCGCTCGTGCTCGGGCTCGCGGTGCGCTGGACCATCGAACGTCCTCGACCTGACGCCGCGGCCGATCCGGCGGATCCGGCGGATCCGGCATGA
- the ybaK gene encoding Cys-tRNA(Pro) deacylase, with translation MSSAGTPATEALKAAGVDFTIRAYEHDPRATSYGLEAAEALDVDPDRVFKTLMVQADDGLAVVVVPVSCSVDLKAAASALGAKRARMADPAAAQRATGYVLGGISPIGQKRRHPTVIDETAELWDTVLVSGGQRGLDLELSPQDLIDLTMGIVAAVGR, from the coding sequence ATGAGCAGTGCGGGCACGCCGGCGACCGAGGCGCTCAAGGCGGCCGGCGTCGACTTCACGATCCGGGCCTACGAGCACGACCCCCGGGCGACCTCATACGGTCTGGAGGCGGCCGAAGCCCTCGACGTCGACCCTGACCGGGTCTTCAAGACCTTGATGGTCCAGGCCGACGACGGCCTGGCCGTCGTCGTGGTGCCGGTGAGCTGCTCGGTCGACCTGAAGGCGGCCGCGTCGGCCCTCGGCGCCAAGCGGGCCCGGATGGCCGACCCCGCAGCGGCCCAGCGGGCCACGGGCTATGTCCTGGGCGGCATCTCACCGATCGGGCAGAAGCGTCGCCACCCCACGGTCATCGACGAGACGGCCGAGCTCTGGGACACCGTGCTGGTCTCGGGCGGCCAGCGCGGGCTCGACCTCGAGCTGTCACCGCAGGACCTGATCGACCTCACCATGGGGATCGTGGCGGCCGTGGGCCGCTGA